A segment of the Triticum urartu cultivar G1812 chromosome 1, Tu2.1, whole genome shotgun sequence genome:
ATCCATAGCCCTCGTATGTTTAACACCAAGCATGTTTTACTGTCAACCGAACTCCTCTGCCCATGAGAGAAAAAATCGTGCCCACTTATCCTGCCTGCTCCATGCCCACGATCGCTCCACGATTTTTAACCGGAACTCACACACGCACGTATTCCGTCCACCTCCTCCCCAACCTCTGTAGAGGCAGGCTTCTTCTCACCGGATTCCCTTCTTCCCTCCTGCTGCGCGGCGGCGATGCGGTCGAACTCGTCGGAGAGCTTCCTGACGCGCTTCCACCGCCGCTCCATGGCCTCCGCCCTGATGCATCCTCCGCGCCTAGCCGCCGCCTCGCGTTCCTCCGCGCCCGGCCGTCGCCGACGAGGTGGAGGAGCCAGGCGAAGGGGAAATCCGTCCAGGGTCGGCGCAGTAGGCGAGCGCCGCGTAGGCGTCGGCGGCGCTGATGAGGACGACCCCCGACCTTACCCATCCCGCCCACACGGAAGGCCTTGGGGAGGAAGACGCAGACGACACTGTCGAGGAGGATTGGGAGCAGGGAGCCCGTCTTGAGCCGCATTGCCGCAGCCACGTCGTGGCAGGTGCCTCCCTACCCGGGCGCTCTCCCCCGCTGCGGCGCCGCAATCCAGCCCGTATCAGCGCCTTCCTTCGTCGTCAATCTGCGGCCCCTTCATGCGCGTGGTGCGCCCGTCGCGCCGCCTCCACACGCTGCACTGGTATGTGTCCGACAGGCCCATACGAAATTTTGAATTTATCTGTGTGATTGGTTCATAGTAATATTCTGCTTCGTCCATGTTGCAATGCTAGTTTATTGTATAGTTCTTCCCATGTTCAATACCGATGGCTGCTACTATCTCCTTTTTGTTTTGAGGAAGGACCTTAGCAATTGAAAGTACACCCACAGATACAAGGCACCCCACAGTGTGAATGATTTAGTAAAGTTCTAAGCTATCCAAGGCGTTGGATTTTTTCTGTACATGGTTCAAAACGAAGAATGTACTGACATATAATTGCAAAACTTACATCACTGAATGATATAAGAAAAAACAGATATGCAATGCATAGGAACACTGATGTGGGTTTTAGATATGGAGTAAGCAGATCCCCTGAAAGAATCACTTTTCTGAACAATGCAATTTCGTCACATTATGCCAATAGAAGGAAGAGAGTTAAACACATCAACACATATCTGTTGGGAATATCGTTATGCTATGTCCAGTGATATACCATGTATACATATATAAAAGGTTAAAAGTGAAAAATGTCTAGCAAAAGAAACCATGCCCAGGAGCTCCATAGATTTTGGCCAAATATATTTTGAAGAACTGAGTTGGAATACTAGGGAGAGAAGGCCCGGGACATTGTTCTTTACAGTTAATTTTCTTCATCAAATTTGGTAGCCCCAAGATGCACCAGGAGTAGGCACAAGGAGGTGGACGGGGGCAGTTAATTTACTATGTGTTAGTTGTTAAATATATGTCCAAATGTTGATACTCCTACTTGCACGTcgtatgattttttttttgaaatgctTTGTATGTTAAATGAACCATGGCGATGTTTTTGTTTAGTTGCCTCTGATGTGCATgcttttattttctctttttctcATAATTCCTAGATTTAGGAAAAGATATGGGTGAATGATCTATAGGATTTAATAGCCCGTGCTCCCTTGCTGTCCATCTGCAACTCAAGTTCGTGCTCTACTAGAGCGAGGCTGCGGTCATACGAGGACATCATCAAGAAGATCTTCGATAGGTGCAGCCAACTGATTGATGTTGGTGTGGATGGCTTGTAGGTCGAGTCTTTCTCGGTTTTCTACTGCTATACCTCGCATCAAGAAGATCTTCGGTGGGTTTCATAATCATAAGCTCAACTGTCATTATACAAATTGATTGCTATTACCATGCATGTGAATGTTTTGTTTGAAGTAAGTGAAACTCTGTTCGTCATGTGACGTTTCCAAATTGAATAAGTAGAAGTGCACATCTGATGTATATCTCGAATTAATGGTTTTAGAAATAATGAGTTATTTTTATGAACACGATGGGCAAACACATTTTCTTTATGTGTTGATCTAGAGAGAAGTTAACTTCCACTTTTACTGTCATTAACCTTTATTGCAATCCAGATAAGCACATGGTAAATTCTCTACTAAGTGTATATTTCTTGCATGTTATATATAAGCCCTTGGATTAATGCTGATGCTAAGTTTTTCTTTATTTGATGATGCGGTGAGAGGTTAACTTTCATTTTTACTTTCATTAACCTTTATTGCAATCCCGATGAGGTTAACTTTCATGTTGCCTTGCCTTGAGGCTTAGTGTAATATGTTGATAACTTCTGTTGATTGGATATAAGATTTTGGAAGCAATTTCATTGGAAATTTTGACATGGCCAATATTTATTTTTGTACAATTTGCAAATGTAGTAGGAAAATATTATATATTGACAACAAATCTACATAATCATCTCAATACAGTGGATAGCAGCCCATATATACTTCACAACTCAGATTTTCACAGTTGCATAAGGTGAATCCATATCTCACTACATGCATGCATAGGATCATCAGGTAATTACTAATGGAAGTTCGACTGGGTGCCACACTATAACTAATTTAAAAGAAGGCACTGTAGTTcaacacacatatagttgcataagTACATACATAGGATCATCCTGAAGTAGTACTAATGCGAGCTTGACTGGATTACAATTTAAGCCACAATATAACAATTTAAATAGAAGGCAGTGTAGTTCGTTGCTGCTTGCATGTGTGCTTGACTATGTCCTGCATGCTTTAGAAAAAAAAAGAGCACTGTGATACGGTTATCCTCGTGTAATCAGGCTAGTAGAGAGAATTATAACTTTTGGGTACTTTCATTTCATGACTTTTGGATACTTACGTTTGGACATGAAACTGACAGTGCCGTTTATTTGTTGTTGTTATCCTCCCGTCCTTCTTAGTTGTTCGCCGTCACATTGTTGTCCACAATGCTGTTTAAGGATAAAAAGTTAGGATGGTGAATCCTATATTTGGAATTTTGGCATGTGATATGAGATGTCACACATACTCGTGTATGCCTTTTAACAACCTGAAGATTAAGTCATGTAGCCTCAAGATCTAACTCTTTTTGGCTGTAGATATTTCATCAGTGAGAAATTCCATGGCAAATAAGAGTATTGTTATTTGTTCATACCTCTCTTTGTTGGCGGTTTCATCACCTGTAAAGTCAGTGACCCCCCTTTAGCTAAAGAGTACCTGCGTAAATGAACACCATTTGAATTTCATGTTGAATCTGAACCGACTGATTTATGTGGAGAGTTTTAAAATTATTACTTGGTTTTTTCGGTAGCAGCTTCGCAAGGAGGAGGCATACCTTCACATGATATTTGGTTGTGTTTTTATCATGAATGACAAATAGCCTCTTGAACAACATGCAAGAACAAGAAAAAAAATCAGTTTTCTACAGAGTATACTGCTCATAGCATGCAAGGGAGGAAATCAGTTTGCTACAGAATAAAACTGGTTTGCTAATCTAAGCTGCTACAAACGCTGGACAGTGCGTGACTAATTTCATGATACTCTTCAATAGTGTGCAAAACAAATCTTACCCCTGACCTCTTTCCGGGGAAGTTGATCCGGTAGGCAGAGGTACTGATTCAGGTAAAAAAAACACGAACTACTATTCTCCCTTCGTCTTCTTCAAAAAGCTGCATATGTCAGATCGGAGGGCTGGAGACTAAGTGTAGGACGCGAGGAATTGTGCGTGCTTTTTTTTTTGAACAAGAGAAGGCACCAACAGGTGCCAATTTCATTCAGCTCATTGACAGAGTACATCAAGCATTACATAGACCTGCCAAGAAATTGAAAGAAAGAGAAGCAGAGTCTAAGGCTATATGAGCCGAGGAACTATCCTGGAAGACAGAGAGGGAAACCCCAACTGATGAACACCATGATCAGAAGAACAGAAAGACAGACAACAGACAGCCTAAAACAACAAGTGTGCCAAACAAAGATGACTTGAAAGTGTACTGAAGCACCCAAAGGCAGGTGTAATACAAGCCTCTAAATTTAATCCTGCAGAGCTTAAGACGTCAACTGGCCTCAGCTTGGCAAACTCTGCAAAATGCACAACATGGAAGAGGATTCCTTTTCCTGTGAGAAACCAGCAGGTTGAAGAAGACCATCCTTAATCTGGCAAAGGCGCATCctgaaagagagagagagagagagagtataGAAGCCAGCACAGCAACACTGTGAATAGAAGCAGAAGATCCATGCACAACAAGGTTGTTAGTAGCAATGTATAGTATGAATTCTAAAACCCTGAATCTGGATTTGAAAGAAGGGGCAACACAGGACAAGAAACTTGAGAATGAGTAGCAGCAAAACAAGAGAGTTGAGTGTGCCCATCAGAACGAAAAACCTGTTGCGCAAGATTGTGAGCAATACCATTGATTTCTCTAGAAATATGAAACACGCGCGGTTGCAAATTAGATGTACATTTGAAAAAGCTAGCCAAAGACTTTCTAATATTCCAAGGGGTGGCAGAATCACAAATATTACCTGAGGCAACAGCCAAAGCTAAAGCAAGACAATCCAAAAGAAAAGTGGGCTGCGCAATATTGAGTTGAGAAGCAAGATGAGCAGCAAAAGAAAGAGCCAATGCTTCAGCTTGCAGAGGAGTAGAAGTAGGAGAAGCCGAAGCTTGAACTTGCACATTAATTTCCTTTTGGTTGAAGGGCATAGAGATGTACACTCCCACACCTGTAGCAACCTCTCCTTGCAACAAACCTGGAACTTTCTTGGTCCTATAAGCAGCATCAGAATAGATCTTAGGGCCAACAA
Coding sequences within it:
- the LOC125546325 gene encoding uncharacterized protein LOC125546325, coding for MHSVLFDLLRMGHPHGSISSVLNFLWCLWKVRNDFLFDRKKALPHQVHIAALALASDCYDNLPCLPSKQDQAHNQLPPNQLPMQGRTLKTDLLIVGPKIYSDAAYRTKKVPGLLQGEVATGVGVYISMPFNQKEINVQVQASASPTSTPLQAEALALSFAAHLASQLNIAQPTFLLDCLALALAVASGCAFARLRMVFFNLLVSHRKRNPLPCCAFCRVCQAEAS